A genome region from Deltaproteobacteria bacterium HGW-Deltaproteobacteria-4 includes the following:
- a CDS encoding ferredoxin: MGTHYIIDECIACGACVDVCPVAAISEGTPIYIIDKEVCIDCGACDEVCPVQAIKWETTA, encoded by the coding sequence ATGGGAACTCACTATATTATCGATGAATGTATCGCTTGCGGGGCATGTGTGGACGTTTGTCCGGTGGCGGCGATAAGTGAAGGTACGCCGATCTATATTATCGATAAGGAGGTGTGCATCGATTGTGGCGCCTGCGATGAAGTCTGTCCGGTGCAGGCGATTAAATGGGAAACAACGGCATAA
- a CDS encoding UPF0182 family protein: MLKQYKNLVLFSALLVALPFFSFLISFYTDWLFFVETGFPAVFTTTLYAKIGAGVFFAALLFIFAQINLFFANKAAFPYAGTYIVVGSARLLRSEILRFVTPLGLLVSVALALLVGQWGAMQWEQVLLFSNRASVGTIDPVLGKDLGFYLFSLPLLEMLKSFATLLLLATALISVVTYYLRGGITLTEQGLAIDAAVRRHLAVLVGIFFCVVAAGFYLESFRLLFSNNGNFYGASYVDVNSRLLTYQILTFLTPLAGIMLAFGGWKGSWRQALLPLILVIAVYVIGIRLYPGVLNKFKVAPNELALETPYIQHNIKSTRFGYDLEKIETIPFDVDTKLTAADIANNDATIKNIRLWDHGPLLKTYSQLQQIRTYYKFFDVDNDRYTVNGQYTQVMLSPRELSYADLPSKNWINERLIFTHGNGITFGPVSRISKEGLPEFFVKDIPAVSLADVKVTRPEIYFGELSNDYVIVKTKVPEFSYPTATGNINTTYAGQGGVVIDSMLKKALFAAKFKTEKILLSTDITAGSRIIYNRNINERVKIIAPFLRFDGDPYMVVDEAGRLKWIVDAYTFSDRLPYSQPLRGGINYLRNSVKAVVDAYDGSIDFYISDPDDVLIKVYSQIFPELFQPMAAMPADLRQHIRYPHQYLQMQASMFSAYHMTDPKVFYNKENLWEIPALGDKPMEPYYTIMKLPGEAKEEYILLLPFTPSKRDNLAAWLTARCDGENYGKIMAYTFPRDRLIYGPKQIDARINQDSFISQQLSLWSQRGSDVIRGSLLVIPIEKSLLYVQPLFLAADKAGLPELKRVIVSFDDQVVMEENLELALQRLFGAEMSPAIAATPGGKVDLSAAPTDLAKEAMSIFERAINLQRQGNWAGYGEEVKKLGEVLQQMAR, translated from the coding sequence ATGCTCAAACAGTACAAGAATCTCGTGCTCTTTTCCGCGCTGTTAGTGGCCCTTCCCTTCTTCTCCTTTTTGATCAGCTTTTACACGGACTGGCTCTTTTTCGTCGAGACCGGCTTCCCCGCGGTCTTCACCACGACCCTGTATGCGAAAATCGGCGCCGGCGTCTTCTTTGCAGCGCTCCTCTTCATCTTTGCCCAGATCAATCTTTTCTTCGCTAACAAAGCGGCTTTCCCTTATGCCGGCACCTACATCGTCGTCGGCAGCGCCCGCTTGCTGCGCAGCGAAATCCTGCGCTTTGTCACCCCCCTTGGCCTGCTGGTCAGCGTTGCGTTGGCTCTTTTAGTCGGACAGTGGGGGGCGATGCAGTGGGAACAAGTCCTCCTCTTTAGCAACCGCGCCAGCGTCGGCACCATCGATCCGGTTCTGGGCAAGGATCTCGGTTTTTATCTCTTTAGCCTGCCGCTGCTGGAGATGCTCAAGAGCTTTGCCACCCTTTTGCTGCTGGCAACAGCCCTGATCAGCGTTGTCACCTACTATCTGCGCGGCGGCATCACCTTGACCGAGCAGGGGCTAGCCATCGACGCTGCAGTTCGCCGCCATCTTGCCGTCCTGGTTGGCATCTTCTTCTGCGTAGTCGCGGCCGGCTTTTATCTTGAAAGCTTCCGCCTGCTCTTTTCCAATAACGGCAATTTTTATGGCGCCAGTTATGTCGATGTCAATTCCCGCCTCCTCACCTACCAGATTCTGACTTTTCTCACCCCGCTGGCAGGGATCATGCTGGCGTTCGGCGGCTGGAAAGGGTCCTGGCGCCAGGCGCTGCTGCCGCTGATTCTTGTCATCGCTGTTTATGTGATCGGCATCCGCCTTTATCCCGGTGTCCTCAATAAATTCAAGGTTGCCCCCAACGAATTGGCCCTTGAGACCCCTTATATCCAGCACAATATTAAGTCGACCCGCTTCGGCTATGATCTCGAAAAGATTGAAACCATCCCCTTCGATGTCGATACCAAACTGACGGCGGCGGATATCGCCAACAATGACGCCACGATCAAGAACATCCGCCTTTGGGATCATGGGCCGCTGCTCAAGACCTACAGCCAGCTGCAGCAGATCCGGACCTATTACAAATTTTTTGATGTCGATAATGATCGTTACACCGTCAACGGTCAGTACACCCAGGTCATGCTTTCGCCGCGCGAGCTTTCCTACGCCGATCTCCCCAGTAAGAACTGGATCAACGAACGCCTCATCTTCACCCATGGCAACGGCATTACCTTCGGGCCGGTCAGCCGCATCAGCAAGGAAGGGCTGCCGGAGTTTTTCGTCAAGGATATCCCTGCGGTCAGTCTCGCCGACGTTAAGGTCACCCGCCCGGAGATCTATTTCGGCGAACTCTCCAACGATTACGTGATCGTCAAGACCAAGGTGCCGGAGTTCAGTTATCCGACCGCCACCGGCAACATCAACACTACCTACGCCGGCCAGGGCGGGGTGGTGATCGATTCGATGCTGAAAAAAGCCCTTTTCGCCGCGAAATTCAAGACCGAAAAGATCCTGCTGTCGACCGATATCACCGCAGGGAGCCGCATTATCTACAACCGCAACATCAATGAGCGGGTTAAAATCATTGCCCCTTTCCTCCGTTTCGATGGCGACCCCTACATGGTCGTAGACGAAGCCGGGCGGTTAAAGTGGATTGTCGATGCCTACACCTTCTCGGATCGCCTCCCTTATTCCCAGCCGCTCCGAGGGGGGATCAATTACCTGCGCAACTCGGTCAAGGCGGTGGTCGATGCTTATGACGGCTCTATCGACTTTTATATCAGCGACCCGGACGATGTGCTGATCAAGGTCTACAGCCAAATCTTCCCGGAACTCTTCCAGCCGATGGCGGCCATGCCTGCCGATCTGCGCCAGCATATCCGCTACCCGCATCAGTACCTGCAGATGCAGGCCTCGATGTTCTCCGCTTACCACATGACCGACCCCAAGGTCTTCTACAACAAGGAGAATCTTTGGGAGATTCCCGCCCTCGGCGACAAGCCGATGGAGCCTTACTACACGATTATGAAGCTGCCGGGCGAAGCAAAGGAAGAGTACATCCTGCTCCTCCCCTTTACCCCTTCGAAACGCGACAACCTCGCGGCCTGGCTCACCGCCCGCTGCGACGGGGAGAATTACGGGAAGATCATGGCTTATACCTTCCCGCGTGACCGTTTGATCTACGGCCCGAAACAGATCGACGCCCGTATCAATCAGGATTCCTTTATCTCGCAGCAGCTCTCCCTCTGGAGCCAGCGCGGCTCCGACGTTATCCGCGGCAGTCTGCTGGTCATCCCGATCGAAAAGTCGCTCCTGTATGTCCAGCCCCTCTTCCTTGCTGCCGACAAAGCCGGCTTGCCGGAACTAAAGCGGGTCATCGTCTCCTTTGACGATCAGGTGGTCATGGAAGAGAATCTCGAACTCGCCCTGCAACGCCTCTTCGGGGCGGAAATGTCCCCGGCCATCGCCGCCACTCCGGGTGGCAAGGTCGATCTAAGCGCCGCGCCGACCGACCTGGCCAAGGAAGCGATGAGCATTTTTGAACGGGCGATCAATCTGCAACGCCAGGGAAACTGGGCCGGTTACGGCGAGGAAGTGAAAAAACTCGGGGAGGTCCTGCAGCAGATGGCCAGGTAG
- a CDS encoding transporter → MKKLQRTLQFLVCIGLLTAFLGCASTQTTQSTGEFVDDSVITTKVKAAIFNEPTLKTFQINVKTYKRVVQLSGFVDSAQSVSKAGEVAKAVEGVASVENDLVVK, encoded by the coding sequence ATGAAAAAACTACAGCGCACATTACAATTTCTGGTCTGCATCGGATTGCTCACCGCATTTCTGGGATGCGCATCCACACAAACAACACAAAGTACCGGCGAATTTGTTGATGACTCCGTGATCACGACCAAGGTAAAAGCGGCAATATTCAATGAGCCGACCCTGAAAACGTTTCAAATCAATGTCAAGACCTACAAAAGAGTCGTTCAGTTAAGTGGCTTTGTCGATTCGGCGCAGAGCGTGTCCAAAGCAGGCGAGGTTGCCAAGGCCGTTGAGGGTGTTGCCTCCGTGGAAAACGACCTGGTAGTAAAATAG
- a CDS encoding peptidylprolyl isomerase, which produces MKIPFVPALLLVFLLAGCAAKALPPVAFKIPTRTIDYQKEVKPLLDKRCTVCHSCYNSPCQLKLDSFEGADRGATKEAVYNSSRLTAMDPTRLFTDAQTTAQWRQKKFFSVTESTVANGLNDSLMMQMLSHKMKNPKSVGEYLSESDDLSCAENGKELGGYLEKHPNNGMPFGFPPLKQEEFDLIAGWLVQGAKGPDAAAQAELTSPQASDAQAILQWEDFLNQDDAKHAMTARYLYEHLFLAHVKFGTPTNEFYELVRSRTAPGLPLDLIASVRPYDDPGVPQVYYRFRKIHSTIVYKTHMVFNLDDAQLQRFNELFIAPEWLQPPHRMGYDAKLSANPFVAFEQIPPRARYQFLLDNAYYIIMSFIHGPVCKGQIALNVIDDHFWIMFVDPEHDLSVTYPGFLKMNSDKLRMPIEQGSDLRAFSALTDDHRESAVAFYRARQDLYAALNFAGLGYDAIWKGNRAADAPLLTIYRHFESASVHKGALGNLPKTMWVIDYPLLERIYYALVAGFDVYGTAGHQLVTRLYMDELRIEAESNFLNFLPPVSRQEIMQSWYQEVKPKNIGYYPSALPTKISYVTDDPKREFVEYVVDRHLLPASGVAFDPVNYLRAGGVDPQLPDKYETTNDYLRAFRAISRPGAPFFTIANDSNANLAFVRVRRAQGRDVAFSIVLNRWHDNVAFMRDEEDRLDPSRDSADFIDGLIGCYPNYFFDVQEEEFPDFIALLSHFDNSPEELARLARYGVNRADERLWATYDWFQQRFNEDEPVQGGLLDLNRYYYRVR; this is translated from the coding sequence ATGAAAATTCCCTTCGTTCCAGCTTTGCTTCTGGTTTTTCTCCTGGCCGGCTGCGCAGCAAAAGCTCTCCCGCCGGTGGCGTTCAAGATTCCGACCCGGACCATTGATTACCAGAAGGAGGTCAAGCCGCTTCTCGACAAACGCTGCACGGTTTGTCACTCCTGCTACAATTCCCCCTGCCAACTTAAACTGGATTCCTTTGAGGGGGCGGACCGCGGCGCTACCAAGGAGGCGGTTTATAATTCCTCCCGGCTCACGGCCATGGACCCGACCCGTCTCTTTACCGATGCGCAGACCACCGCCCAGTGGCGCCAGAAAAAATTCTTCAGTGTTACCGAGAGCACCGTTGCCAATGGTTTGAATGACTCGCTCATGATGCAGATGCTGTCCCATAAGATGAAAAACCCGAAAAGTGTGGGGGAGTACCTGTCGGAATCGGACGATCTGAGCTGCGCGGAAAATGGCAAAGAGCTGGGTGGCTACCTGGAAAAGCATCCGAACAATGGGATGCCCTTTGGTTTCCCCCCGCTCAAGCAGGAGGAGTTCGACCTCATCGCCGGCTGGCTGGTCCAGGGCGCCAAGGGTCCCGATGCCGCCGCGCAGGCGGAACTGACGTCGCCGCAAGCCAGCGATGCGCAGGCCATCCTGCAGTGGGAAGACTTTCTCAATCAGGACGATGCCAAACATGCCATGACCGCCCGCTACCTCTACGAGCATCTCTTTTTGGCGCACGTGAAGTTCGGCACCCCGACCAACGAGTTTTATGAACTGGTCCGCTCCAGGACGGCTCCCGGCCTGCCTCTGGATCTGATTGCCAGCGTTCGCCCCTATGACGATCCCGGCGTCCCGCAGGTCTATTATCGCTTTCGCAAGATTCACTCCACCATCGTCTACAAAACCCATATGGTCTTCAATCTGGACGACGCCCAACTGCAGCGTTTCAACGAGCTCTTTATCGCGCCGGAGTGGCTGCAGCCGCCGCATCGCATGGGCTATGACGCGAAGTTGAGCGCCAATCCCTTTGTCGCCTTCGAGCAGATCCCGCCGCGGGCGCGCTATCAATTCCTGCTCGACAATGCCTACTACATCATCATGTCCTTCATCCACGGCCCGGTCTGCAAGGGGCAGATCGCCCTCAATGTCATCGATGACCATTTCTGGATCATGTTCGTCGACCCGGAGCATGATCTGAGCGTGACTTATCCCGGTTTCCTCAAGATGAACAGCGACAAGCTGCGGATGCCCATCGAGCAGGGGAGCGACCTGCGCGCCTTCTCGGCGCTCACCGATGACCACCGTGAGTCGGCGGTGGCGTTCTACCGGGCCCGGCAGGATCTCTATGCGGCCTTGAACTTTGCCGGCCTCGGCTATGACGCCATCTGGAAGGGGAACCGGGCCGCCGATGCCCCGTTGCTCACCATCTATCGCCATTTCGAGAGTGCCTCGGTGCACAAGGGGGCTTTGGGCAATCTGCCGAAGACGATGTGGGTCATCGACTATCCCCTGCTGGAGCGGATCTATTACGCCCTCGTGGCCGGGTTTGATGTCTACGGCACGGCCGGTCACCAGTTGGTGACCCGGCTTTACATGGATGAGTTGCGCATCGAAGCGGAAAGTAATTTCCTGAATTTCCTTCCACCGGTGAGTCGCCAGGAGATCATGCAATCGTGGTATCAGGAGGTTAAACCCAAGAATATCGGCTACTATCCCTCCGCTTTGCCGACAAAAATATCCTATGTAACGGACGACCCGAAGCGAGAGTTCGTCGAGTATGTTGTCGACCGCCATCTCCTGCCGGCGAGCGGCGTCGCCTTCGATCCGGTGAATTACCTGCGCGCCGGGGGTGTTGATCCGCAGCTACCGGACAAATATGAAACAACCAATGACTATCTGCGAGCCTTTCGCGCTATTTCCCGGCCCGGGGCACCCTTTTTCACCATCGCCAATGATAGCAACGCCAATCTTGCCTTTGTGCGGGTACGACGGGCGCAGGGACGTGATGTCGCCTTTTCCATCGTTCTCAATCGTTGGCACGACAATGTCGCCTTCATGCGCGACGAGGAGGATCGCCTTGATCCGTCAAGGGACAGCGCCGACTTCATTGATGGTCTCATCGGTTGCTACCCGAACTATTTCTTTGATGTGCAAGAGGAGGAGTTCCCCGATTTCATCGCTCTTCTTAGCCATTTTGATAACAGTCCCGAAGAGCTGGCACGCTTGGCCCGCTATGGCGTGAACCGGGCGGACGAGCGTTTATGGGCAACTTATGACTGGTTTCAGCAACGCTTTAATGAAGACGAGCCGGTGCAGGGCGGGCTCCTGGATTTGAACCGTTACTACTACCGCGTCCGTTAG
- the cls gene encoding cardiolipin synthase, which yields MIDEAPAAQKLRPITSARGELSPRQSKALMERLQHSVEPMKILERHTTVVESITESPLTGGNKVSLLADGQATYAAMFKALESAKDHINLESYIIEDGEIGHQFADLLLKKQRQGVQVHIIYDSLGSMLTPDAFFQRLRDEGIQVVAFNPVNPLTVGKKWGLSPHRDHRKILIVDGKVAILGGINISNVYSSTPFNRGKNEKIPIHWRDTDVQIEGPAVAELQKLFLDTWMMQREAKPALRDYFPAPQEEGSALVRVIGSTPGESNRVPFIVYVLAISLAEKSIHLTNSYFFPDEQIIKALTDAARRGVDVKVILPGITDSLLALHAQRSYYSKLLRAGVQLYEHSNSLLHAKTAVIDSVWATVGSTNMDYLSLLNNNEVNAIILSKEFAGEMEQMFNGDLLNSKQIHWEEWKKRPLLPRTREWFVSLFVRWL from the coding sequence ATGATTGATGAGGCGCCTGCCGCACAAAAACTCCGGCCGATAACTTCCGCCCGAGGGGAGCTGTCGCCCCGGCAAAGCAAGGCGCTCATGGAGCGGTTGCAGCATTCGGTCGAACCGATGAAGATTCTCGAACGCCATACAACCGTTGTCGAATCGATCACTGAAAGCCCCTTGACCGGGGGGAACAAAGTTTCTCTCCTCGCTGATGGTCAGGCAACCTATGCCGCCATGTTCAAGGCCCTGGAAAGCGCCAAAGACCACATCAACCTGGAAAGCTACATCATCGAAGATGGTGAAATTGGCCACCAATTTGCTGATCTGTTGCTGAAAAAACAGCGGCAAGGGGTTCAGGTCCATATCATCTACGACAGCCTCGGCAGCATGCTGACGCCCGATGCTTTTTTTCAGCGACTGCGTGACGAAGGAATCCAGGTGGTCGCCTTCAATCCGGTGAATCCCCTGACGGTTGGGAAAAAATGGGGGTTGAGTCCCCACCGGGACCACCGCAAGATTTTGATCGTCGACGGCAAAGTCGCCATTCTCGGCGGGATCAACATCAGCAATGTTTATTCGAGTACGCCTTTCAATCGGGGAAAAAACGAAAAAATACCGATCCACTGGCGTGACACCGACGTGCAAATTGAAGGCCCGGCTGTGGCGGAATTGCAGAAACTCTTTCTTGACACCTGGATGATGCAGCGGGAAGCGAAGCCCGCCCTGCGGGACTATTTTCCGGCTCCGCAAGAAGAGGGGAGCGCCTTGGTCCGTGTGATCGGCAGCACACCGGGAGAAAGCAACCGGGTTCCTTTTATTGTCTATGTGTTGGCTATTTCTTTAGCCGAGAAGTCGATTCACCTGACCAATTCCTATTTTTTTCCGGACGAGCAGATCATCAAGGCCCTGACTGATGCGGCCCGGCGCGGTGTTGACGTCAAGGTCATCCTCCCCGGCATCACCGATTCGCTGTTGGCCTTACATGCCCAGAGATCTTACTATTCCAAACTGTTGCGGGCGGGGGTGCAGCTGTATGAGCACAGTAATTCCCTGCTGCACGCCAAAACCGCGGTCATCGACAGTGTCTGGGCAACGGTCGGCTCGACCAACATGGATTACTTAAGCCTGCTCAATAACAACGAGGTCAATGCGATTATCCTGAGTAAGGAATTTGCCGGCGAAATGGAACAGATGTTTAACGGGGATCTGCTGAATTCAAAGCAGATTCACTGGGAAGAGTGGAAAAAACGGCCGTTGCTCCCCCGAACCAGGGAGTGGTTTGTCAGTTTGTTCGTGCGCTGGTTGTAA
- a CDS encoding bacitracin ABC transporter ATP-binding protein, which translates to MLIEVHNLTKVYDEGRGLLPINLTVEKGELIAIIGHNGAGKSTLLKMLSSWHLPDSGEVIVDGIDLKNRLAVSRKIGFVPEVPNLFEFFSVEYNLKIFARLFQVPFLRIEEILHEFDLLNFRKNRVQILSKGLRQRVSIGRTLLADPPILLFDEPTSGLDFEMTKEIYRMIKAFHAAGKTIIFTSHRPEEIKTLATRVIMLHQGSLVFDGPPREYFQSEVYEKLCLL; encoded by the coding sequence GTGCTGATAGAGGTTCATAATCTTACCAAAGTTTACGATGAAGGAAGAGGTCTTCTGCCGATCAACCTGACGGTCGAAAAGGGGGAGTTGATTGCCATCATTGGCCACAATGGTGCAGGAAAATCGACGTTGTTAAAGATGCTGTCCAGTTGGCATCTTCCCGATAGCGGAGAGGTGATCGTCGACGGGATCGATCTGAAAAACCGGCTGGCAGTATCGAGGAAGATCGGTTTTGTCCCGGAAGTTCCGAATCTTTTCGAATTTTTTTCCGTTGAATACAATCTGAAAATATTTGCCCGTCTTTTTCAGGTCCCCTTTTTACGGATCGAAGAAATCCTCCATGAATTCGATCTGCTCAATTTCCGTAAAAACAGGGTGCAGATCTTATCCAAAGGGTTAAGGCAAAGGGTCAGTATCGGCCGCACTCTGTTAGCCGATCCCCCGATCCTGCTTTTTGATGAACCGACCTCGGGTCTCGACTTTGAGATGACCAAAGAGATCTACCGAATGATTAAAGCGTTTCATGCCGCCGGGAAAACGATCATCTTTACCTCCCATCGCCCGGAAGAGATCAAGACTCTGGCCACTCGTGTCATTATGCTCCATCAAGGAAGCCTGGTCTTTGATGGTCCGCCCCGGGAATATTTCCAATCGGAAGTTTATGAAAAGTTGTGTCTATTATGA